A window from Bacteroidota bacterium encodes these proteins:
- the argF gene encoding ornithine carbamoyltransferase, producing MQTKEEILTSALPYIQRYEGKTFVIKYGGAAMIDDGLKDAFAKDVTLLKKIGINVVIVHGGGNSVTDLAMRLGTESRFVGGQRYTDEAMLKNVVMTLAGSVNKDIVGLINHAGGSALGLSGIDNNLITAKKYAPKGFDLGLVGEVESVNVAFLNTLIGTGVIPVIAPVGVSTSGEVYNINADIAASGVAQALGAEKLFFLSDTEGVLVEGELVPTLTNARAQQLIKQGVISGGMIPKVHAAFEALANGVKKVHLINGATNHSLLLEIFTHEGVGTQIIREEKVFGRARPIKSAMSGTSTLPVQKQDLLDLTVMTKQDFEDLMHLTDVLKHTNAKPLAGKHVTLLFQKPSLRTRVSFEVGVAQLGGTSLYLSNEGVGLGEREAVSDVARVLASYSNCIVARLFDHNILLGLAEHANVPIVNALTDQSHPCQILADLYTIRQHGKLRPGLKIAFVGDGNNVANSWIEMAAIYPMHLSIASPHGYAPDAVTLARAQAAGISTIEVVDDPRIAADSADAIYTDVWTSMGQESEQSARRAAFKDYQINAALTRLAHPNALIMHCLPAHRGEEITAEAMDSANSVIFDQAENRLHVQKAILVTLLAENAELNEDPQHETVGEFEEYGQTEATVHHS from the coding sequence ATGCAAACGAAAGAAGAAATACTCACAAGCGCGCTGCCATACATCCAGCGCTATGAAGGCAAGACCTTCGTCATCAAGTATGGTGGTGCCGCAATGATCGATGATGGTCTCAAGGACGCGTTCGCGAAGGATGTAACGCTCCTCAAGAAGATCGGCATCAACGTCGTTATCGTGCATGGTGGCGGCAATTCCGTAACTGATCTCGCGATGCGCCTCGGCACCGAAAGCCGCTTTGTTGGCGGTCAGCGGTATACCGACGAGGCAATGTTAAAGAACGTTGTGATGACGCTCGCCGGCAGTGTCAATAAGGACATTGTTGGGCTTATTAATCATGCCGGAGGCAGTGCGCTCGGACTCTCGGGCATCGATAACAACCTTATCACCGCAAAGAAATACGCGCCGAAGGGATTCGATTTGGGCCTTGTCGGCGAGGTCGAATCCGTCAACGTGGCCTTTCTCAATACGCTGATTGGAACGGGCGTCATTCCCGTGATCGCCCCGGTTGGTGTTTCTACTTCCGGTGAAGTCTATAACATCAATGCGGACATTGCCGCCAGCGGTGTTGCACAGGCACTCGGAGCGGAGAAGTTGTTTTTCCTAAGCGATACTGAAGGGGTCTTGGTAGAAGGCGAGCTTGTTCCAACACTTACCAATGCCCGCGCGCAACAACTCATCAAACAAGGCGTGATCAGTGGCGGAATGATCCCGAAGGTGCATGCTGCGTTCGAAGCGCTGGCAAACGGCGTGAAGAAAGTCCACTTGATCAATGGTGCGACGAATCACTCGTTGTTGCTCGAGATCTTTACTCACGAAGGTGTCGGCACGCAGATCATCCGAGAGGAGAAAGTCTTCGGCCGAGCGCGCCCTATCAAGAGCGCCATGTCTGGTACATCCACGTTGCCAGTTCAGAAGCAGGACCTGCTCGACTTAACGGTCATGACGAAGCAGGACTTCGAGGATCTGATGCATCTGACCGATGTGCTCAAGCATACGAACGCGAAGCCGCTTGCGGGCAAGCACGTGACGTTATTGTTTCAGAAACCTTCGCTACGGACGCGCGTGTCTTTCGAAGTTGGCGTTGCCCAGTTGGGCGGGACATCGCTCTATCTTTCGAATGAGGGAGTCGGCCTTGGTGAGCGCGAGGCGGTTTCGGATGTCGCGCGCGTACTCGCATCGTATTCGAACTGCATCGTTGCCCGACTGTTCGATCATAATATTTTGCTCGGCCTTGCAGAGCATGCGAATGTGCCGATCGTCAACGCGCTGACGGACCAATCGCATCCATGCCAAATTCTGGCCGATCTCTACACGATCCGGCAGCATGGCAAATTGCGCCCGGGACTGAAGATCGCGTTTGTCGGCGATGGCAACAACGTCGCGAATTCTTGGATTGAGATGGCGGCAATTTATCCGATGCATCTCTCGATCGCCTCACCGCATGGGTATGCACCGGATGCTGTTACGCTCGCGCGAGCGCAAGCGGCTGGTATTAGTACGATTGAAGTTGTCGATGATCCGCGCATTGCCGCGGATTCCGCTGATGCGATCTATACCGATGTATGGACGAGTATGGGTCAGGAGTCGGAGCAGTCGGCCAGACGGGCTGCGTTTAAGGACTACCAGATCAACGCGGCGCTGACGCGGCTGGCGCATCCGAATGCACTCATAATGCACTGCCTTCCGGCGCATCGCGGCGAAGAGATCACGGCCGAAGCCATGGATTCGGCGAATTCCGTAATTTTCGATCAGGCTGAGAACCGGCTGCACGTGCAGAAGGCGATTCTGGTCACCCTGCTCGCGGAAAATGCGGAGCTGAATGAGGATCCGCAGCATGAAACCGTAGGTGAGTTTGAAGAATATGGACAAACAGAAGCGACAGTTCACCATTCGTGA
- a CDS encoding arginine repressor encodes MDKQKRQFTIREILTRERVGSQEDLARALRRSGMAITQGTLSRDLAEMGIARVGTADGPRYLASDGNEDHRVRALLSYEVTAIHANESMIVIKTLAGRAQGVAELIDSLGAPEVLGTLAGDNTIFVAPQSVKDIPKLIKRLRAFITEQGD; translated from the coding sequence ATGGACAAACAGAAGCGACAGTTCACCATTCGTGAGATTCTGACTCGAGAGCGCGTCGGCTCACAAGAGGATTTAGCGCGCGCGTTGCGGCGCTCCGGAATGGCGATCACGCAAGGCACGCTCTCGCGCGATCTTGCTGAGATGGGAATCGCTCGCGTTGGTACGGCCGATGGTCCGCGCTATTTGGCCTCGGATGGCAATGAGGATCATCGGGTCCGCGCGTTGCTCAGTTACGAAGTAACGGCGATCCACGCGAACGAGTCGATGATCGTCATCAAGACACTTGCCGGGCGCGCGCAGGGTGTAGCAGAACTGATCGACTCTTTGGGTGCGCCAGAAGTACTCGGCACGCTGGCCGGCGATAATACGATCTTTGTCGCGCCACAATCGGTGAAAGATATTCCGAAGTTGATCAAACGGCTTCGAGCATTTATTACAGAGCAGGGTGATTGA
- a CDS encoding argininosuccinate synthase, with protein sequence MDKNINGLSGLEGARIALAYSGGLDTSVIAHWLQTEFGAEIVTVSGDLGQEKELVGIRERALALGARAAYHVDLTESFVKDYLWHALKASALYEGAYPLATALGRPLLAKSLVEIARKEECTVVAHGCTGKGNDQIRFDASVWALAPDLRVIAPVRHWPFGSREEEILYCQEHGIPVQATKESPYSIDENLWGTSIECGVLEDPTVAPPLDAYQRTVAPESAPDQAEQVTIDFEKGIPVAVNGKQMNGVALIRILNRLAGSHGVGRIDMIENRLVGIKSREIYEAPGAMLLHFAHSELERITLDRWTAHFKAKVSQDYADLIYNGLWFSPLRVALDAFVDETQQAVSGTVTVKLYKGGLTVQSRWSPNSLYDKALASYTSEDTFDHSAGEGFSKIYSLPLRTIARVSKHETSRSTIEVTS encoded by the coding sequence ATGGACAAGAACATAAACGGACTGAGTGGCCTCGAAGGTGCGCGGATTGCGCTGGCATATTCCGGTGGGCTCGATACCTCGGTGATCGCGCACTGGCTGCAAACCGAATTTGGCGCGGAGATCGTAACCGTCTCGGGCGATCTCGGGCAGGAGAAAGAACTCGTTGGCATTCGGGAGCGTGCTCTGGCGCTGGGCGCTCGTGCGGCGTATCATGTCGATTTGACGGAGTCGTTTGTGAAGGATTATCTCTGGCATGCGCTGAAGGCCAGTGCGCTTTATGAGGGTGCTTATCCACTCGCGACCGCGCTGGGTCGTCCTCTGCTTGCAAAATCTCTCGTCGAGATTGCCCGCAAGGAAGAATGCACCGTGGTTGCTCACGGCTGTACCGGCAAAGGCAACGATCAAATTCGATTCGATGCATCGGTCTGGGCACTTGCGCCAGACCTTCGCGTGATCGCTCCGGTGCGGCATTGGCCGTTCGGCTCGCGTGAGGAAGAGATTTTATACTGCCAGGAACACGGCATTCCCGTTCAGGCAACGAAAGAGAGTCCCTACTCAATCGATGAGAATTTATGGGGTACGTCCATCGAGTGTGGTGTGCTCGAAGATCCGACGGTTGCGCCACCATTGGACGCATACCAGCGAACGGTTGCACCGGAATCCGCGCCGGACCAGGCCGAGCAGGTCACAATCGATTTTGAAAAAGGAATTCCGGTTGCTGTGAATGGAAAGCAGATGAACGGGGTTGCTCTTATTCGAATCCTGAATCGTCTCGCAGGATCGCATGGAGTTGGACGGATTGATATGATCGAGAATCGACTCGTTGGCATTAAGTCACGAGAAATTTATGAAGCACCCGGAGCTATGTTGCTCCATTTTGCACACAGCGAGCTCGAACGGATTACGCTCGATCGCTGGACCGCGCATTTTAAAGCCAAAGTCTCGCAGGACTATGCCGATTTGATTTACAACGGCCTGTGGTTCTCGCCGCTCCGCGTCGCACTCGATGCCTTTGTCGATGAGACGCAGCAAGCCGTGAGCGGGACGGTCACCGTGAAGCTCTATAAAGGCGGACTCACGGTGCAATCGCGCTGGTCGCCGAATTCGCTTTATGACAAGGCGCTCGCGTCGTATACCTCCGAGGATACGTTCGATCACTCGGCCGGCGAGGGCTTCTCAAAAATCTATTCGCTACCGCTTCGTACGATTGCCCGAGTCTCGAAACACGAAACATCACGATCCACTATTGAGGTGACCAGCTAA
- the argH gene encoding argininosuccinate lyase: MAIALWGGRFREAIADVAHRFSSSIALDSKLWREDIRGSIAHAKMLGATGIICQEESATIVSGLEAISHEIESGALQFDPSMEDVHLAIETWLTERVGAVGGKLHTGRSRNDQVVLDERLYLKAAIPELITRITAVIEVLLDLAEQHLDAIMPGYTHLQQAQPVLLSHHLMAHLEMLARDRERLDDCLGRVDQSPLGAAAFAGTSHPIDRHFVASELGFEGLVNNSIDAVSDRAFLIELASVCSIIMMHLSRIAEELVIWSTTEFGFVTMSDRVTTGSSIMPQKKNPDMAELIRGKVGRVYGALINLLTTMKALPLAYNRDMQEDKQPMFDAIETTRDSLEMMAYLLSETTFNTRTMREAVMTGELMATEIADYLARKGLPFREAHHVTGTIVAYATDHKLSLPAIPLSTLKSFSPLIDQDLFEFLDPLRSLKEKKSAGSSNPKMVRKAIEVWRGQGA, translated from the coding sequence ATGGCGATTGCGTTGTGGGGCGGAAGATTCCGAGAAGCGATTGCGGATGTCGCGCATCGCTTTTCAAGTTCGATCGCGCTCGATTCCAAACTGTGGCGCGAAGACATTCGCGGTTCGATTGCGCATGCGAAGATGCTCGGTGCAACCGGGATCATCTGTCAGGAGGAGTCCGCCACAATTGTCAGCGGGCTGGAGGCGATCAGTCATGAGATTGAAAGCGGTGCGCTCCAGTTCGATCCCTCCATGGAGGACGTGCACCTTGCGATCGAGACCTGGCTGACGGAGCGGGTTGGAGCGGTCGGCGGCAAATTGCATACTGGTCGCAGCCGCAACGATCAGGTTGTGCTCGATGAGCGACTCTATCTCAAGGCAGCCATCCCCGAACTGATCACGCGGATCACCGCCGTCATCGAGGTTCTGCTCGATTTAGCAGAGCAGCATTTGGACGCGATCATGCCGGGCTACACGCACTTACAGCAGGCGCAGCCCGTGCTGCTGAGTCATCACTTGATGGCGCATCTGGAAATGCTTGCGAGAGATCGCGAGCGGCTGGATGATTGCTTAGGCCGCGTCGACCAGTCCCCGCTTGGAGCTGCGGCATTTGCCGGAACCTCGCATCCGATCGACCGCCATTTCGTGGCGAGTGAACTGGGGTTCGAAGGACTGGTGAATAATAGTATCGATGCAGTCAGCGATCGTGCGTTTCTCATTGAGCTCGCGAGTGTTTGCTCTATCATTATGATGCACTTGAGCCGCATTGCCGAGGAACTCGTGATCTGGTCCACGACGGAGTTCGGATTTGTCACGATGTCTGACCGGGTGACCACCGGCTCAAGCATCATGCCACAAAAAAAGAACCCTGACATGGCAGAGCTGATCCGTGGGAAAGTGGGACGAGTTTACGGCGCATTGATCAATCTGTTGACCACGATGAAGGCGTTGCCGCTGGCCTACAATCGCGACATGCAGGAGGATAAGCAGCCGATGTTCGATGCCATCGAGACGACGCGCGATTCGCTGGAGATGATGGCGTATTTGTTGAGCGAAACGACTTTCAATACTCGCACGATGCGGGAGGCCGTCATGACAGGAGAATTGATGGCGACGGAAATTGCCGACTACCTGGCGCGAAAGGGTTTACCATTCCGTGAAGCCCATCACGTTACCGGAACGATCGTGGCCTATGCGACGGATCACAAGCTTAGTCTTCCAGCTATTCCACTTTCAACTCTTAAGTCGTTTTCGCCGCTGATCGATCAGGATTTGTTTGAATTTCTCGATCCACTCAGAAGTCTCAAAGAGAAGAAATCTGCCGGCAGCTCGAATCCGAAGATGGTCCGAAAAGCTATCGAAGTTTGGCGCGGTCAGGGCGCATAG
- a CDS encoding NAD-dependent epimerase/dehydratase family protein gives MKVLVTGASGFVGSHIADRLIETGHDVRALVRGSSSRRWLEGKPIEILEGRLLDAESLKPAVENVDAIIHVAGVTAAKNKQGFFEGNQLATRAILEAVRRYNPEIHRFVQCSSQTATGPSLDGQPVNELTPPHPITAYGQSKRAAEEECERARQDFPVTIVRLPATYGPRDTAILTFFQTVGKGLKPLIGMKDKRVNLLHVSDVAEGVRLALERDEAQNETYFIAGENQHTWREVSDLTAEIVNRKGLTVKLPHAVVYTVAGLSEFFSMFRSKPSVLNWEKGRDMVQAHWTCSTEKARRDLGYRQQVSLEDGIRDTVEWYRREGWM, from the coding sequence ATGAAAGTTCTCGTCACCGGTGCTTCCGGATTCGTCGGCTCCCACATCGCCGATCGGCTTATCGAAACCGGACATGATGTGCGCGCTCTCGTCCGTGGCTCCTCCAGCCGCCGTTGGCTCGAAGGAAAGCCTATAGAAATCCTCGAAGGACGGCTGCTCGATGCCGAATCCCTGAAACCCGCCGTTGAGAACGTCGATGCGATCATTCATGTCGCTGGAGTCACGGCGGCGAAGAACAAACAAGGCTTTTTCGAGGGCAACCAACTTGCTACGCGGGCGATCCTCGAGGCAGTCCGCCGCTACAATCCTGAAATTCACCGGTTTGTGCAGTGCTCGAGCCAGACGGCTACGGGTCCCTCACTGGACGGTCAGCCCGTGAATGAATTGACCCCACCGCATCCAATCACAGCGTACGGGCAGTCCAAGCGCGCGGCAGAGGAGGAATGCGAGCGCGCCCGTCAGGACTTCCCAGTGACGATCGTTCGGCTCCCGGCGACCTATGGACCTCGAGACACGGCGATTCTCACGTTCTTCCAGACCGTCGGAAAAGGCTTGAAACCACTGATCGGTATGAAGGATAAGCGCGTAAATCTCCTGCATGTGTCAGATGTCGCCGAAGGTGTACGGCTGGCGCTCGAGCGCGACGAAGCACAAAACGAGACATACTTCATCGCCGGTGAAAATCAGCATACGTGGCGGGAAGTCAGCGATCTGACCGCAGAGATCGTAAACCGAAAGGGTCTGACTGTGAAGCTTCCACATGCGGTTGTGTATACCGTTGCCGGACTCTCCGAATTCTTCTCGATGTTCCGCAGCAAGCCCAGTGTTCTGAATTGGGAAAAGGGGCGCGATATGGTCCAGGCCCACTGGACCTGCAGCACGGAAAAAGCCCGTCGCGACCTCGGCTATCGCCAGCAAGTATCGCTTGAAGATGGTATCCGCGATACCGTCGAGTGGTATCGCCGCGAAGGTTGGATGTAA
- a CDS encoding ATP-binding protein, translating to MSLNTAEREQLPELTVPFGDRLPDLLSKLPAFFWETELNADLRTSHFTYLSDNAERMLGYPREHLLRPESWQEMVHPEDREVFYQQTRSLYASSDRATIHHRILTADGHVLPIEATIVVVRDPAGTPVALRGVTLDITERYKGEMRWKLLIEAGKLFSESSEFEAALDAAIQLLVPGMADLCQIFLMSPDKGLELFSVVASTPELAQLSRESQARFTLREDTRLMIFNVLQQRESVLLPEITDAFRIEHSISDEHLAFLRRMDIRSGIITPLFVGETMFGVISLSSKFEQRRYGIEDKLFLEEFARTASHALHKSRLSHDVENELARRSRLQARLELMEDVSQRVAGSLDLQELLHEAAEALVPRFADWLTIDLVDRVGDVSRIFAFHGDPKLKEKLEEYRVKYGHEATRGLVDIMREGTSVLIEHSSDTGPHSFGISPERWAALEEIGASSLIMVPLRSRRRTLGVLGLDFGHSKRHYTPDDTELAREIASRIASGIDNALLFAEARTEIEHRIQLQQTLEAAKEEVDAASRAKDQFMAALSHELRTPLTPVLATVDLLEGDPTLPADFQPLIGLIRRNVEIESRLIDDLLDMTRITKGKLRMTATDVDLHALLPEVIEICRTDIARANLQITTRFALDNSFVRGDKDRLSQVFWNVIHNATKFTPAHGVITIETRAEGGSAVIEFRDSGRGIEPSELERIFDPFEQRDVARAGRSAQSGLGLGLAISKSIIEMHGGSIEARSDGPNSGATFLVRLQSLQVKQAASSIPARPVLPANGARILFVDDHADTNAALKVLLERRGYMVSTAVSVNTGLELVRKEEFDLLVSDIGLPDGKGTDLLRLIRADEAAHVSRRPLKAIAVSGYGTEADIARSHEAGFMFHLKKPIAFPDLERAISEALAKT from the coding sequence ATGAGTCTCAATACAGCGGAGCGCGAACAACTTCCCGAATTGACTGTCCCATTTGGTGACAGGTTACCAGACTTACTCTCTAAACTCCCGGCATTTTTTTGGGAGACCGAGCTAAACGCCGACCTGAGAACCAGCCACTTTACATATCTCAGTGATAATGCCGAACGTATGCTTGGGTATCCGCGCGAGCATTTGCTGCGGCCCGAAAGCTGGCAGGAGATGGTCCATCCTGAGGATCGCGAGGTCTTCTACCAACAAACGCGAAGTCTCTATGCATCGAGTGATCGCGCAACCATTCATCATCGGATACTGACCGCCGATGGGCACGTGCTGCCAATCGAAGCTACGATCGTTGTCGTACGCGATCCCGCCGGTACGCCTGTGGCCTTACGCGGCGTGACGCTCGATATTACCGAGCGCTATAAAGGAGAGATGCGGTGGAAGCTGCTAATCGAAGCCGGCAAATTGTTTTCGGAGTCGAGCGAGTTCGAAGCGGCGCTCGATGCCGCAATTCAATTGCTGGTACCGGGCATGGCCGATCTCTGCCAGATTTTCCTGATGAGCCCCGATAAGGGCCTCGAGCTATTTTCGGTCGTCGCATCGACGCCAGAATTGGCTCAGCTCTCGAGAGAATCACAAGCACGGTTTACGCTGAGGGAAGATACTCGGCTCATGATCTTCAACGTGCTCCAGCAACGCGAGTCCGTTCTACTTCCCGAGATTACTGATGCGTTTCGAATCGAGCATAGTATATCCGATGAGCATCTGGCATTTCTGCGCCGCATGGACATCCGTTCGGGAATCATCACCCCACTCTTCGTTGGCGAAACGATGTTCGGCGTGATCTCGCTTTCGAGCAAATTCGAACAGCGCCGCTATGGCATTGAGGATAAGCTGTTCCTGGAAGAATTCGCGCGGACTGCATCGCACGCGCTGCACAAGTCTCGGTTGTCGCACGATGTCGAAAATGAACTCGCTCGCCGATCTCGATTACAGGCCCGCCTCGAGCTCATGGAGGACGTGAGCCAGCGTGTTGCCGGCTCGCTCGATCTCCAGGAATTACTGCACGAGGCGGCGGAAGCCCTTGTACCTCGATTCGCCGATTGGCTGACGATCGATCTCGTCGATAGAGTCGGAGATGTCTCACGCATTTTCGCGTTCCATGGTGACCCGAAACTGAAAGAGAAGCTCGAGGAGTATCGCGTTAAATACGGTCATGAAGCGACGCGGGGTCTGGTTGACATCATGCGGGAAGGCACGTCAGTCCTGATTGAACATTCCAGCGATACCGGCCCTCACAGCTTTGGCATTTCACCGGAACGATGGGCCGCACTCGAGGAGATCGGCGCGTCTTCGCTCATCATGGTCCCACTCCGCTCCCGCCGTCGAACGCTGGGCGTGCTCGGGCTGGACTTCGGACATTCGAAACGACACTATACACCGGATGATACCGAGCTCGCTCGAGAGATTGCTTCGCGGATCGCATCCGGAATCGATAATGCTCTGCTGTTTGCCGAGGCCCGAACTGAAATCGAACATCGCATTCAACTTCAGCAGACGCTCGAAGCGGCAAAAGAAGAAGTCGATGCCGCAAGTCGCGCCAAGGACCAATTCATGGCGGCACTCAGTCACGAATTGCGAACGCCGCTCACACCCGTGCTGGCCACGGTGGATCTGCTCGAAGGCGACCCGACCCTGCCAGCGGATTTTCAGCCGTTGATCGGGCTGATTCGGAGAAACGTCGAGATCGAGTCGCGACTCATCGATGACCTGCTCGACATGACACGGATCACCAAGGGGAAGCTCCGCATGACTGCCACGGATGTCGATCTTCACGCGCTTTTGCCAGAAGTCATCGAGATTTGCCGAACCGATATTGCGCGAGCGAATCTCCAAATCACGACCCGCTTTGCCCTCGATAACTCCTTCGTTCGCGGAGATAAGGACCGGCTGAGTCAGGTGTTTTGGAATGTCATTCACAATGCCACCAAATTCACTCCGGCGCATGGCGTGATAACCATCGAGACTCGCGCCGAGGGCGGCTCTGCCGTCATTGAATTCCGCGATAGCGGACGCGGCATTGAGCCATCCGAACTTGAACGAATTTTCGATCCGTTCGAGCAGCGTGATGTTGCCCGTGCCGGCCGTAGCGCTCAATCGGGTTTGGGACTTGGGCTCGCCATCTCCAAATCGATCATCGAAATGCATGGCGGATCGATCGAAGCGCGAAGTGATGGTCCGAATTCCGGAGCGACGTTTCTCGTTCGGCTGCAATCACTCCAGGTCAAGCAGGCGGCTTCCAGCATTCCTGCGCGACCGGTTCTCCCCGCCAATGGTGCGCGAATCCTCTTTGTGGATGATCACGCCGATACGAATGCGGCGCTTAAAGTCCTCCTTGAGCGACGCGGCTATATGGTCAGCACCGCTGTTAGTGTCAATACCGGACTCGAACTCGTGCGCAAGGAAGAATTCGATTTGCTCGTCAGTGATATCGGATTGCCCGATGGTAAAGGCACCGATCTTCTGCGTTTGATTCGCGCCGATGAAGCCGCTCATGTCTCACGGCGGCCTTTGAAGGCTATTGCTGTGAGCGGCTATGGTACGGAGGCCGATATTGCCCGCAGCCACGAAGCCGGATTCATGTTCCACCTGAAGAAGCCGATTGCATTTCCCGATCTCGAACGCGCGATTTCCGAAGCGCTCGCCAAGACGTAA
- a CDS encoding DUF3052 domain-containing protein, which produces MPSKRKSKRLKPNPAGYSSRPLKDKLGIKEGAAIAILEAPANYASLVGIERFDTELDLDSYDFLHFFTASAIGLGHVFPVLAKRLKMDGMLWISWPKLSSKVETDLSENVVRAIGLANGLVDVKVAAVDDVWSGLKFIYRLSDRA; this is translated from the coding sequence ATGCCTTCGAAGCGGAAATCCAAACGACTTAAACCGAATCCCGCCGGATATTCCAGCCGTCCGCTCAAGGATAAGCTTGGAATTAAAGAGGGCGCGGCGATCGCAATCCTCGAGGCGCCGGCGAACTACGCGTCGCTCGTCGGGATCGAGAGGTTCGATACTGAACTGGATCTCGATTCTTACGACTTTCTTCACTTTTTCACAGCAAGCGCTATCGGACTTGGACATGTCTTCCCCGTTCTCGCAAAACGCCTCAAGATGGATGGCATGCTTTGGATTTCATGGCCGAAGCTCTCTTCGAAAGTCGAGACAGACCTCAGCGAAAACGTGGTTCGTGCAATTGGTCTTGCCAATGGTCTGGTCGATGTGAAAGTTGCAGCCGTTGACGACGTCTGGAGCGGGCTGAAATTCATCTACCGCCTGTCAGATCGCGCCTGA